Proteins from one Macrobrachium rosenbergii isolate ZJJX-2024 chromosome 14, ASM4041242v1, whole genome shotgun sequence genomic window:
- the LOC136846100 gene encoding mucin-2-like isoform X1 — protein MAEDPSDDSFEFTALLRELLEHDWEIDSLSGIEESDPQSVTEPLDEKETQDPTKYIETSSEFEETENGIGLLFGTRVDIEESDEDDEELLISRPFYEVCNFDLIHQSSNVPLTNETAQDFTETCDKEGSCDQDEGNYALTLIAPERVSLYDSYDDLDSFDFTEGTSAVSLLDEIEEVSRSRMHDRQGSSVAHCVQEGSESNFTSYGDIISELQNLSLQVKEDFQHERRRAGVSTLQSFASEAQKTNQTIDLVPYPSSETQETNQTIDLVPYPSSETQETNQTIDLVPYPSSETQETNQTIDLVPYPSSETQETNQTIDLVPYPSSETQETNQTIDLVPYPSSETQGTNQIIDLMPYPSSETQETNQIIDLMPYPSSETQETNQTIDLMPYPSSETQETNQIIDLMRYPSSETQGTNQIIDLMPYPSSETQETNQIIDLMPYPSSETQETNQTIDLMPYPSSETQETNQIIDLMPYPSSETQETNQIIDLMPYPSSETQETNQTIDLMPYPSSETQETNQTIDLMPYPSSETQETNQIIDLVPYPLLGTQKTNQTIDLVPYPSSETQETNQIIDLVPYPSSETQETNQIIDLVPYPSSGTQEANQTIDLVPYPSSETQETNQTIDLVPYPSSETQETNQTIDLMPCPSSETQETNQTIDLMPYSSSETQETNQTIDLVPYPSSETQETNQIIDPVPCPSGTQETNQIIDLVPCPSSGTQETNQIIDLVPCPSSGTQETNQIIDLVPCPSSGTQETNQIIDLVPCPSSGTQETNQIIDLVPCPSSGTQETNQIIDLVPCPSSGTQETNQIIDLMPYPSSETQETNQTIDLMPYPSSETQETNQTIDLMPYPSSEIQETNQIIDLVPYPSSGTQETNRIIDLVPYPSSGTQETNQTIDLVPYPSSGTQETNQTIDLVPYPSSETQETNQTIDLVPYPSSETQGTNQIIDLMPYPSSETQETNQIIDLMPYPSSETQETNQTIDLVSYLSSETQETNQIIDLVPYPSSGTQETNQIIALVPYPSSGTQETNQIIDLVPYPSSETQETNQTIDLVPYPSSGTQETNQIIDLVPYPSSGTQETNQTIDLVPYPSSGTQETNQIIDLVPYPSSETQETNHTIDLVPYPSSGTQETLQAVDLVPYLSSETQQTNQTVDLVSYHPSQDQQIIQTATHSFSSETQQTNQTVGHVSYPSSHTQQTNQTVSIVPYPFSSQAQQTNRTVTLVSHHSSQTQETNGTITLVPYPSSQTQQRNRTAALLPCNSSQTRARTLRTLVPYPSSSQTQETIQTVSLVPYQSSQTHQRYRTVALVSHPSSQTRETSGTLTLLPYPPSQTQETNGTATLVPYPSSSQTRERSGTATILPYPSSSQTRERSGTLTLLPFPSSSQTQETNGTVTIVPYPSSSQTQQPNPVSRRSAMTQTSSERPANETPAALPRTPSLQENVVVTIRSNFAPGHTIKVYPVNNPGSLPARHNARNDSQRDGDNPAPESSAAMHPMAIEEDQTEYMCQICHRKMSDKQSMKDHLEMHKNVIKLKCKLCGRQFISADTLRRHLVRGHKLTEGAELDENQGYFECRECGEKFNSRDHYTSHLQAHVSDYPFKCDKCSCSYPIESHLITHKVHAHQESYVGSLESLQVFIGSL, from the exons CTGTTGGAACATGACTGGGAAATTGATTCATTATCTGGCATTGAAGAAAGTGATCCTCAGTCAGTTACTGAGCCACTGGATGAAAAAG AGACACAGGATCCAACCAAGTATATTGAAACGTCGTCAGAGTTTGAGGAGACTGAAAACGGTATAGGCCTACTTTTTGGGACTAGAGTAGATATTG AAGAATCGGATGAAGATGATGAGGAGCTGTTGATCAGTAGACCATTCTATGAAGTAT gcaACTTTGACCTAATTCACCAATCCTCCAACGTGCCCCTAACAAATGAAACTGCGCAAGACTTTACAGAAACCTGTGACAAAGAAG GCTCATGTGACCAGGATGAAGGCAATTACGCACTAACTTTAATAGCGCCAGAAAGGGTCTCCCTGTATGATTCTTACGATGATCTGG ATTCCTTCGATTTTACTGAAGGTACTTCCGCGGTATCACTGCTGGACGAAATTGAAGAAGTCTCCCGTTCACGAATGCATGATAGGCAAG GATCAAGTGTTGCCCATTGTGTTCAAGAAGGTTCAGAGAGTAATTTCACTTCTTATGGAGATATTATATCAGAGCTACAAAATCTGTCACTTCAGGTAAAAGAGGACTTTCAACACGAGCGAAGAAGGGCAGGCGTTAGTACTTTGCAGTCTTTTGCATCAGAAGcccaaaaaacaaatcaaacaatAGATCTTGTGCCATATCCTTCATCAGAAACCCAAGAAACAAATCAAACAATAGATCTTGTGCCATATCCTTCATCAGAAACCCAAGAAACAAATCAAACAATAGATCTTGTGCCATATCCTTCATCAGAAACCCAAGAAACAAATCAAACAATAGATCTTGTGCCATATCCTTCATCAGAAACCCAAGAAACAAATCAAACAATAGATCTTGTGCCATATCCTTCATCAGAAACCCAAGAAACAAATCAAACAATAGATCTTGTGCCATATCCTTCATCAGAAACCCAAGgaacaaatcaaataatagatCTTATGCCATATCCTTCATCAGAAACCcaagaaacaaatcaaataatagatCTTATGCCATATCCTTCATCAGAAACCCAAGAAACAAATCAAACAATAGATCTTATGCCATATCCTTCATCAGAAACCcaagaaacaaatcaaataatagatCTTATGCGATATCCTTCATCAGAAACCCAAGgaacaaatcaaataatagatCTTATGCCATATCCTTCATCAGAAACCcaagaaacaaatcaaataatagatCTTATGCCATATCCTTCATCAGAAACCCAAGAAACAAATCAAACAATAGATCTTATGCCATATCCTTCATCAGAAACCcaagaaacaaatcaaataatagatCTTATGCCATATCCTTCATCAGAAACCcaagaaacaaatcaaataatagatCTTATGCCATATCCTTCATCAGAAACCCAAGAAACAAATCAAACAATAGATCTTATGCCATATCCTTCATCAGAAACCCAAGAAACAAATCAAACAATAGATCTTATGCCATATCCTTCATCAGAAACCcaagaaacaaatcaaataatagatCTTGTGCCATATCCTTTATTAGGAAcccaaaaaacaaatcaaacaatAGATCTTGTGCCATATCCTTCATCAGAAACCcaagaaacaaatcaaataatagatCTTGTGCCATATCCTTCATCAGAAACCcaagaaacaaatcaaataatagatCTTGTGCCATATCCTTCATCAGGAACCCAAGAAGCAAACCAAACAATAGATCTTGTGCCATATCCTTCATCAGAAACCCAAGAAACAAATCAAACAATAGATCTTGTGCCATATCCTTCATCAGAAACCCAAGAAACAAATCAAACAATAGATCTTATGCCATGTCCTTCATCAGAAACCCAAGAAACAAACCAAACAATAGATCTCATGCCATATTCTTCATCAGAAACCCAAGAAACAAATCAAACAATAGATCTTGTGCCATATCCTTCATCAGAAACCcaagaaacaaatcaaataatagatCCTGTGCCATGTCCATCAGGAACCcaagaaacaaatcaaataatagatCTTGTGCCATGTCCTTCATCAGGAACCcaagaaacaaatcaaataatagatCTTGTGCCATGTCCTTCATCAGGAACCcaagaaacaaatcaaataatagatCTTGTGCCATGTCCTTCATCAGGAACCcaagaaacaaatcaaataatagatCTTGTGCCATGTCCTTCATCAGGAACCcaagaaacaaatcaaataatagatCTTGTGCCATGTCCTTCATCAGGAACCcaagaaacaaatcaaataatagatCTTGTGCCATGTCCTTCATCAGGAACCcaagaaacaaatcaaataatagatCTTATGCCATATCCTTCATCAGAAACCCAAGAAACAAATCAAACAATAGATCTTATGCCATATCCTTCATCAGAAACCCAAGAAACAAATCAAACAATAGATCTTATGCCATATCCTTCATCAGAAATCcaagaaacaaatcaaataatagatCTTGTGCCATATCCTTCATCAGGAACCCAAGAAACAAATCGAATAATAGATCTTGTGCCATATCCTTCATCAGGAACCCAAGAAACAAATCAAACAATAGATCTTGTGCCATATCCTTCATCAGGAACCCAAGAAACAAATCAAACAATAGATCTTGTGCCATATCCTTCATCAGAAACCCAAGAAACAAATCAAACAATAGATCTTGTGCCATATCCTTCATCAGAAACCCAAGgaacaaatcaaataatagatCTTATGCCATATCCTTCATCAGAAACCcaagaaacaaatcaaataatagatCTTATGCCATATCCTTCATCAGAAACCCAAGAAACAAATCAAACAATAGATCTTGTGTCATATCTTTCATCAGAAACCcaagaaacaaatcaaataatagatCTTGTGCCATATCCTTCATCAGGAACCcaagaaacaaatcaaataatagcTCTTGTGCCATATCCTTCATCAGGAACCcaagaaacaaatcaaataatagatCTTGTGCCATATCCTTCATCAGAAACTCAAGAAACAAATCAAACAATAGATCTTGTGCCATATCCTTCATCAGGAACCcaagaaacaaatcaaataatagatCTTGTGCCATATCCTTCATCAGGAACCCAAGAAACAAATCAAACAATAGATCTTGTGCCATATCCTTCATCAGGAACCcaagaaacaaatcaaataatagatCTTGTGCCATATCCTTCATCAGAAACCCAAGAAACAAATCACACAATAGATCTTGTGCCATATCCTTCATCAGGAACCCAAGAAACACTTCAAGCAGTGGATCTTGTGCCCTATCTTTCATCAGAAACCCAGCAAACAAATCAAACAGTAGATCTTGTGTCATATCATCCATCACAAGACCAGCAAATAATTCAAACAGCAACTCATTCTTTTTCATCAGAAACCCAGCAAACAAACCAAACAGTAGGTCATGTGTCATACCCTTCATCACATACCCAACAAACAAATCAAACTGTATCTATTGTGCCATATCCTTTTTCGTCACAAGCCCAACAAACAAATCGGACAGTAACTCTTGTGTCACACCATTCATCCCAAACCCAGGAAACAAATGGAACTATAACTCTTGTGCCCTATCCTTCATCACAAACCCAACAAAGAAATCGAACAGCAGCTCTTTTGCCATGTAATTCATCACAAACCCGGGCAAGAACTCTGAGAACTCTTGTGCCATACCCTTCTTCATCCCAAACTCAGGAAACAATTCAAACAGTAAGTCTTGTGCCATATCAGTCATCGCAAACCCATCAAAGATATCGAACAGTAGCTCTTGTGTCACATCCTTCATCACAAACCCGGGAAACAAGTGGAACCTTAACTCTTTTGCCATATCCTCCATCACAAACCCAGGAAACAAATGGAACAGCAACTCTTGTGCCATATCCTTCTTCATCACAAACCCGGGAAAGAAGTGGAACAGCAACTATTTTGCCATATCCTTCTTCATCACAAACCCGGGAAAGAAGTGGAACCTTAACTCTACTGCCATTTCCTTCTTCATCACAAACCCAGGAAACAAATGGAACAGTAACTATTGTGCCATATCCTTCTTCGTCACAAACCCAGCAACCAAATCCTGTGTCACGTCGGTCTGCAATGACTCAAACTTCAAGTGAAAGACCGGCGAATGAGACCCCTGCAGCTTTGCCCAGAACACCAAGTCTTCAAGAGAATGTAGTCGTGACAATACGGAGTAATTTTGCCCCGGGTCATACCATCAAGGTGTATCCTGTTAACAATCCAGGTAGCTTACCTGCACGCCATAATGCTCGCAACGACTCGCAAAGGGACGGTGATAATCCAGCACCAGAATCTTCAGCTGCCATGCATCCTATGGCTATTGAAGAAGATCAGACGGAATATATGTGTCAGATATGTCACCGCAAAATGTCTGACAAACAGTCCATGAAAGACCATTTGGAAATGCACAAGAacgtaataaaactgaaatgcaaGCTGTGTGGCAGACAGTTTATCAGTGCAGATACTCTGCGGCGTCACTTAGTGAGGGGTCATAAACTCACTGAAGGAGCAGAGCTGGACGAAAACCAAGGTTATTTCGAGTGCAGAGAGTGCGGTGAGAAATTTAACTCGAGGGATCATTACACGAGTCACCTTCAAGCACATGTTAGTGATTACCCTTTCAAGTGTGATAAGTGCTCTTGTTCATACCCTATTGAGAGTCACTTGATAACTCACAAAGTGCACGCTCATCAAGAGTCATATGTTGGTAGTCTTGAGTCACTGCAGGTGTTTATTGGCAGTCTTTAG
- the LOC136846100 gene encoding mucin-2-like isoform X2, with protein MAEDPSDDSFEFTALLRELLEHDWEIDSLSGIEESDPQSVTEPLDEKETQDPTKYIETSSEFEETENGIGLLFGTRVDIESDEDDEELLISRPFYEVCNFDLIHQSSNVPLTNETAQDFTETCDKEGSCDQDEGNYALTLIAPERVSLYDSYDDLDSFDFTEGTSAVSLLDEIEEVSRSRMHDRQGSSVAHCVQEGSESNFTSYGDIISELQNLSLQVKEDFQHERRRAGVSTLQSFASEAQKTNQTIDLVPYPSSETQETNQTIDLVPYPSSETQETNQTIDLVPYPSSETQETNQTIDLVPYPSSETQETNQTIDLVPYPSSETQETNQTIDLVPYPSSETQGTNQIIDLMPYPSSETQETNQIIDLMPYPSSETQETNQTIDLMPYPSSETQETNQIIDLMRYPSSETQGTNQIIDLMPYPSSETQETNQIIDLMPYPSSETQETNQTIDLMPYPSSETQETNQIIDLMPYPSSETQETNQIIDLMPYPSSETQETNQTIDLMPYPSSETQETNQTIDLMPYPSSETQETNQIIDLVPYPLLGTQKTNQTIDLVPYPSSETQETNQIIDLVPYPSSETQETNQIIDLVPYPSSGTQEANQTIDLVPYPSSETQETNQTIDLVPYPSSETQETNQTIDLMPCPSSETQETNQTIDLMPYSSSETQETNQTIDLVPYPSSETQETNQIIDPVPCPSGTQETNQIIDLVPCPSSGTQETNQIIDLVPCPSSGTQETNQIIDLVPCPSSGTQETNQIIDLVPCPSSGTQETNQIIDLVPCPSSGTQETNQIIDLVPCPSSGTQETNQIIDLMPYPSSETQETNQTIDLMPYPSSETQETNQTIDLMPYPSSEIQETNQIIDLVPYPSSGTQETNRIIDLVPYPSSGTQETNQTIDLVPYPSSGTQETNQTIDLVPYPSSETQETNQTIDLVPYPSSETQGTNQIIDLMPYPSSETQETNQIIDLMPYPSSETQETNQTIDLVSYLSSETQETNQIIDLVPYPSSGTQETNQIIALVPYPSSGTQETNQIIDLVPYPSSETQETNQTIDLVPYPSSGTQETNQIIDLVPYPSSGTQETNQTIDLVPYPSSGTQETNQIIDLVPYPSSETQETNHTIDLVPYPSSGTQETLQAVDLVPYLSSETQQTNQTVDLVSYHPSQDQQIIQTATHSFSSETQQTNQTVGHVSYPSSHTQQTNQTVSIVPYPFSSQAQQTNRTVTLVSHHSSQTQETNGTITLVPYPSSQTQQRNRTAALLPCNSSQTRARTLRTLVPYPSSSQTQETIQTVSLVPYQSSQTHQRYRTVALVSHPSSQTRETSGTLTLLPYPPSQTQETNGTATLVPYPSSSQTRERSGTATILPYPSSSQTRERSGTLTLLPFPSSSQTQETNGTVTIVPYPSSSQTQQPNPVSRRSAMTQTSSERPANETPAALPRTPSLQENVVVTIRSNFAPGHTIKVYPVNNPGSLPARHNARNDSQRDGDNPAPESSAAMHPMAIEEDQTEYMCQICHRKMSDKQSMKDHLEMHKNVIKLKCKLCGRQFISADTLRRHLVRGHKLTEGAELDENQGYFECRECGEKFNSRDHYTSHLQAHVSDYPFKCDKCSCSYPIESHLITHKVHAHQESYVGSLESLQVFIGSL; from the exons CTGTTGGAACATGACTGGGAAATTGATTCATTATCTGGCATTGAAGAAAGTGATCCTCAGTCAGTTACTGAGCCACTGGATGAAAAAG AGACACAGGATCCAACCAAGTATATTGAAACGTCGTCAGAGTTTGAGGAGACTGAAAACGGTATAGGCCTACTTTTTGGGACTAGAGTAGATATTG AATCGGATGAAGATGATGAGGAGCTGTTGATCAGTAGACCATTCTATGAAGTAT gcaACTTTGACCTAATTCACCAATCCTCCAACGTGCCCCTAACAAATGAAACTGCGCAAGACTTTACAGAAACCTGTGACAAAGAAG GCTCATGTGACCAGGATGAAGGCAATTACGCACTAACTTTAATAGCGCCAGAAAGGGTCTCCCTGTATGATTCTTACGATGATCTGG ATTCCTTCGATTTTACTGAAGGTACTTCCGCGGTATCACTGCTGGACGAAATTGAAGAAGTCTCCCGTTCACGAATGCATGATAGGCAAG GATCAAGTGTTGCCCATTGTGTTCAAGAAGGTTCAGAGAGTAATTTCACTTCTTATGGAGATATTATATCAGAGCTACAAAATCTGTCACTTCAGGTAAAAGAGGACTTTCAACACGAGCGAAGAAGGGCAGGCGTTAGTACTTTGCAGTCTTTTGCATCAGAAGcccaaaaaacaaatcaaacaatAGATCTTGTGCCATATCCTTCATCAGAAACCCAAGAAACAAATCAAACAATAGATCTTGTGCCATATCCTTCATCAGAAACCCAAGAAACAAATCAAACAATAGATCTTGTGCCATATCCTTCATCAGAAACCCAAGAAACAAATCAAACAATAGATCTTGTGCCATATCCTTCATCAGAAACCCAAGAAACAAATCAAACAATAGATCTTGTGCCATATCCTTCATCAGAAACCCAAGAAACAAATCAAACAATAGATCTTGTGCCATATCCTTCATCAGAAACCCAAGgaacaaatcaaataatagatCTTATGCCATATCCTTCATCAGAAACCcaagaaacaaatcaaataatagatCTTATGCCATATCCTTCATCAGAAACCCAAGAAACAAATCAAACAATAGATCTTATGCCATATCCTTCATCAGAAACCcaagaaacaaatcaaataatagatCTTATGCGATATCCTTCATCAGAAACCCAAGgaacaaatcaaataatagatCTTATGCCATATCCTTCATCAGAAACCcaagaaacaaatcaaataatagatCTTATGCCATATCCTTCATCAGAAACCCAAGAAACAAATCAAACAATAGATCTTATGCCATATCCTTCATCAGAAACCcaagaaacaaatcaaataatagatCTTATGCCATATCCTTCATCAGAAACCcaagaaacaaatcaaataatagatCTTATGCCATATCCTTCATCAGAAACCCAAGAAACAAATCAAACAATAGATCTTATGCCATATCCTTCATCAGAAACCCAAGAAACAAATCAAACAATAGATCTTATGCCATATCCTTCATCAGAAACCcaagaaacaaatcaaataatagatCTTGTGCCATATCCTTTATTAGGAAcccaaaaaacaaatcaaacaatAGATCTTGTGCCATATCCTTCATCAGAAACCcaagaaacaaatcaaataatagatCTTGTGCCATATCCTTCATCAGAAACCcaagaaacaaatcaaataatagatCTTGTGCCATATCCTTCATCAGGAACCCAAGAAGCAAACCAAACAATAGATCTTGTGCCATATCCTTCATCAGAAACCCAAGAAACAAATCAAACAATAGATCTTGTGCCATATCCTTCATCAGAAACCCAAGAAACAAATCAAACAATAGATCTTATGCCATGTCCTTCATCAGAAACCCAAGAAACAAACCAAACAATAGATCTCATGCCATATTCTTCATCAGAAACCCAAGAAACAAATCAAACAATAGATCTTGTGCCATATCCTTCATCAGAAACCcaagaaacaaatcaaataatagatCCTGTGCCATGTCCATCAGGAACCcaagaaacaaatcaaataatagatCTTGTGCCATGTCCTTCATCAGGAACCcaagaaacaaatcaaataatagatCTTGTGCCATGTCCTTCATCAGGAACCcaagaaacaaatcaaataatagatCTTGTGCCATGTCCTTCATCAGGAACCcaagaaacaaatcaaataatagatCTTGTGCCATGTCCTTCATCAGGAACCcaagaaacaaatcaaataatagatCTTGTGCCATGTCCTTCATCAGGAACCcaagaaacaaatcaaataatagatCTTGTGCCATGTCCTTCATCAGGAACCcaagaaacaaatcaaataatagatCTTATGCCATATCCTTCATCAGAAACCCAAGAAACAAATCAAACAATAGATCTTATGCCATATCCTTCATCAGAAACCCAAGAAACAAATCAAACAATAGATCTTATGCCATATCCTTCATCAGAAATCcaagaaacaaatcaaataatagatCTTGTGCCATATCCTTCATCAGGAACCCAAGAAACAAATCGAATAATAGATCTTGTGCCATATCCTTCATCAGGAACCCAAGAAACAAATCAAACAATAGATCTTGTGCCATATCCTTCATCAGGAACCCAAGAAACAAATCAAACAATAGATCTTGTGCCATATCCTTCATCAGAAACCCAAGAAACAAATCAAACAATAGATCTTGTGCCATATCCTTCATCAGAAACCCAAGgaacaaatcaaataatagatCTTATGCCATATCCTTCATCAGAAACCcaagaaacaaatcaaataatagatCTTATGCCATATCCTTCATCAGAAACCCAAGAAACAAATCAAACAATAGATCTTGTGTCATATCTTTCATCAGAAACCcaagaaacaaatcaaataatagatCTTGTGCCATATCCTTCATCAGGAACCcaagaaacaaatcaaataatagcTCTTGTGCCATATCCTTCATCAGGAACCcaagaaacaaatcaaataatagatCTTGTGCCATATCCTTCATCAGAAACTCAAGAAACAAATCAAACAATAGATCTTGTGCCATATCCTTCATCAGGAACCcaagaaacaaatcaaataatagatCTTGTGCCATATCCTTCATCAGGAACCCAAGAAACAAATCAAACAATAGATCTTGTGCCATATCCTTCATCAGGAACCcaagaaacaaatcaaataatagatCTTGTGCCATATCCTTCATCAGAAACCCAAGAAACAAATCACACAATAGATCTTGTGCCATATCCTTCATCAGGAACCCAAGAAACACTTCAAGCAGTGGATCTTGTGCCCTATCTTTCATCAGAAACCCAGCAAACAAATCAAACAGTAGATCTTGTGTCATATCATCCATCACAAGACCAGCAAATAATTCAAACAGCAACTCATTCTTTTTCATCAGAAACCCAGCAAACAAACCAAACAGTAGGTCATGTGTCATACCCTTCATCACATACCCAACAAACAAATCAAACTGTATCTATTGTGCCATATCCTTTTTCGTCACAAGCCCAACAAACAAATCGGACAGTAACTCTTGTGTCACACCATTCATCCCAAACCCAGGAAACAAATGGAACTATAACTCTTGTGCCCTATCCTTCATCACAAACCCAACAAAGAAATCGAACAGCAGCTCTTTTGCCATGTAATTCATCACAAACCCGGGCAAGAACTCTGAGAACTCTTGTGCCATACCCTTCTTCATCCCAAACTCAGGAAACAATTCAAACAGTAAGTCTTGTGCCATATCAGTCATCGCAAACCCATCAAAGATATCGAACAGTAGCTCTTGTGTCACATCCTTCATCACAAACCCGGGAAACAAGTGGAACCTTAACTCTTTTGCCATATCCTCCATCACAAACCCAGGAAACAAATGGAACAGCAACTCTTGTGCCATATCCTTCTTCATCACAAACCCGGGAAAGAAGTGGAACAGCAACTATTTTGCCATATCCTTCTTCATCACAAACCCGGGAAAGAAGTGGAACCTTAACTCTACTGCCATTTCCTTCTTCATCACAAACCCAGGAAACAAATGGAACAGTAACTATTGTGCCATATCCTTCTTCGTCACAAACCCAGCAACCAAATCCTGTGTCACGTCGGTCTGCAATGACTCAAACTTCAAGTGAAAGACCGGCGAATGAGACCCCTGCAGCTTTGCCCAGAACACCAAGTCTTCAAGAGAATGTAGTCGTGACAATACGGAGTAATTTTGCCCCGGGTCATACCATCAAGGTGTATCCTGTTAACAATCCAGGTAGCTTACCTGCACGCCATAATGCTCGCAACGACTCGCAAAGGGACGGTGATAATCCAGCACCAGAATCTTCAGCTGCCATGCATCCTATGGCTATTGAAGAAGATCAGACGGAATATATGTGTCAGATATGTCACCGCAAAATGTCTGACAAACAGTCCATGAAAGACCATTTGGAAATGCACAAGAacgtaataaaactgaaatgcaaGCTGTGTGGCAGACAGTTTATCAGTGCAGATACTCTGCGGCGTCACTTAGTGAGGGGTCATAAACTCACTGAAGGAGCAGAGCTGGACGAAAACCAAGGTTATTTCGAGTGCAGAGAGTGCGGTGAGAAATTTAACTCGAGGGATCATTACACGAGTCACCTTCAAGCACATGTTAGTGATTACCCTTTCAAGTGTGATAAGTGCTCTTGTTCATACCCTATTGAGAGTCACTTGATAACTCACAAAGTGCACGCTCATCAAGAGTCATATGTTGGTAGTCTTGAGTCACTGCAGGTGTTTATTGGCAGTCTTTAG